From the Labeo rohita strain BAU-BD-2019 chromosome 21, IGBB_LRoh.1.0, whole genome shotgun sequence genome, the window taagagggtcatacaaaatgcatgttatttttcatgtagcactgacctgaatacaatatttcacataaaagacgttcacaaatagtccacaagagaaaataatagttgattttataaaaatgaccctgtttaaaagtttacatatgcttgattctcaatactgtgttgttacttgagtcccttgtttgtcctgaacagttaaactgctcgcttctctacagaaaaatccttcaggtcccgcaaattctttggtttttcagcatttttttgtgaaccctttccaacaatgactgtatgattttgagatccatcttttcacaatgaggacaactgagggactcatatgcaactattacaaaagatgcaaatgctcactgacgcttcagaaggaaacatgatgcattaaaacccggggggtgaaaacgttttgaattcGAAGATCAGGGAAAAtctaacttattttgtcttctgggaaacatgtaacaacacagcattaagaatcaagtgtatgtaaacttttgaacagcgtcatttttataaatgtaaacgtcagagaggtgtatgtaaacttttgacctcaactctgtgtatacttttGCTGGGATATtttgagggagagagagagtgcagGAGTTAGTCCCATAAATTACTGTTTTATGTATGAGATGTGAGAATTTTTCATGTTAGCTAAAAGACACTTTTACGGCCGAAAGTTTTATGTATCAGTTGCAAATACTGTCCTGTGAAAACATGCTGTAGTCTGTCTTTCATAAACAACTAgatgcatggattttttttttctttttttcactctAAAGATCATTCCAGTGCTAAAGTGTTTTTGATATCTACATACTTTTGAATGTGTTCACAAAGCTGTCAGCAGTTTAATGAATTGAAAGCAGAAATAACAAtgcataaaactaaaacttttcaCTTTCAGGCATTGATGTTGGTTTTGTTATCTGATCTGACTTATTACTAAAAAGTTGTGAAACTGTAAGACTGATTCATTACatttactacagtaaaaaaagAATCATGCACCTTGAATGTTTCTGCATCACATTTTTGCAGAGATTTCCTGCAGCAACATGTGACGTTTAATTCACTTGAGCAGAATCACGATGAGCAGAATAtctgaaaacacagattcaCTAGGGTTACAGATGTTCTGTGTCATTGACATTATATGTTAATGTGCTTTCAGTCTCATGCTTCATGTCTAGCATATGCAGTAGTATCCTGAGATGGAATCGTTCCAGTCTCCAAACAGGCCTTTCGGCACTTCCTTAAGGTGGTACACAATGCCAGCAGAAAACTTCTTCTTACTTCCTTGCTTTTTGGATTGAGACCACACTGTCAGGGAGCAGCCTCGGCCCACCACAAGAGAAGAAATGCGGTTATTCCAAGTCCATGACATGATGGGTGTGTCTTCATCAGGATAAACGTACAAGAATTTGCCAGTACAGCTTTCAGCGTAGTAGTAGCTGCTGTGCTCGAACATCTGAGCGCAGAGCTTGCTTCCATTTTCATCGCTCAGCGTGGCTGGTTCGGGGCACTCAGCATTGAGTCCCTCAAAGTACAGAACTGCCAGGAGAAGAGCGATGACCCCCTTCATGTTTTCAGCGTGTTGAGTGCAAAGAGATTGTTTGCCCTGACCTATATACATGGAGTTTCTCCATACAAATGACGTGTGTGAGAAACAACAGATCGTCCAACAGACTCTGTGAAGGTCAGATTTTACGCAGTGTTCTTTCCCAAAAATGcaattcagcaaaaaaaaatgggcaaactgtgtatttacatgtattcatGTAAATATCTAATCTAtattagcaaaaatatttttgctcatttttaaaatatatctgaaACAATATAATAAGCTCCATGAGATTAAACTGAACATAACATACACATTATTGCATTTTAGACTTTCTGTATCAActgcagtttaattgttttagtCCATTTTAGTGAACTTAAACTTTGTGtaattataacaaaaacaacaaaagatgtTCACAAACCACATGACCATGTCTGAATGTGCTGACACCTATTTAACAACATGTGGAAACCAGCCATATGACATTTCACATTGACATTTGACTGTGTATTGCCTAACTTTTGCATAAATTATCACTGTTCTAGTGGAAAACTGatgttaaaaagtcaaatttgtaaattaaactGACGTCAGAAAATTGATATTATGTTGATTTGATGTAAACTGAACATCAAATATATTGGCCTAAATACACATTAAACATCAAAATTTCAGTGTGGGATCAACTTTCTATTTTCACCCTGGAAGAAACTGCCAtccaaactgaatttaaaattatgttaCAGCATCTAGATCAAATCTCTACTAATATTGGACGTAAAATTGATATCAAGGTGCCCGCTGAGATATCTGAGCTTctctaattaaaatgtttggtAATGAGATCTACAGTAACATAATTGggtagaacagaatagaatttGGGTATTTTGGGTGCtctaatgtgatttaaaaagaTTTCGTTCAAATCTAGTCCCATTGCTCTgccaaaattaaatgattctgtAAAATGACATTAATTTTGTCACATACATTATCTATAATATTGCCACATGAATGTTAATGTAAGTAGTTTAGCTGATTACAGttgaattcaaaagtttacatatactttgcagaatatgcaaaaagttaattactttaccaaaataagagggatcatatgatcttttttttttttttttttaagtgatagttattcatgagtcccttgtttgtccttaacagttaaactgcctgctgttcttcagaaatatccttcaggtcccacaaattctttggt encodes:
- the LOC127153014 gene encoding syncollin-like yields the protein MKGVIALLLAVLYFEGLNAECPEPATLSDENGSKLCAQMFEHSSYYYAESCTGKFLYVYPDEDTPIMSWTWNNRISSLVVGRGCSLTVWSQSKKQGSKKKFSAGIVYHLKEVPKGLFGDWNDSISGYYCIC